Proteins from a single region of Takifugu rubripes chromosome 4, fTakRub1.2, whole genome shotgun sequence:
- the sorbs1 gene encoding sorbin and SH3 domain-containing protein 1 isoform X1, with protein MRSSKLGCKTLEAPDVPVVCRQTPRCALYQASPEEGSIRPSASLVPSGPRAVGAVRITPVGAMKGSPDLIPAADLDPSRVSKGRGVVTLRATLVHIDDEGHITEKPNTFTTPRDWTSRINGDSSKPGLAEGQRDITTELPPVNSLQYQVYSPEPINQFPTPSSADPQICITSGSSSVYPCTSTVNPTIVLLQHNRAEQNKHLSHSRDPTPERDKSPDPGRDSVSPGPDMDWTRTRLPLHSPPLNRPVAPVRNTEKSKDWYKTMFKQIHKIPESIEENPYRPSYIFPENYDVQVKSKDDGPSPFGYLKDVKTVPRSKSNIEVDSKGCSMPVPARSSSLKPSTKRNEWEPPDKKVDTRKYRAEPKSIFEYEPGKSSVLKLERTDVSPEDVDLENEPWYKFFSEMEFDKASAPSFTPLETASDLQKYSSSKSGHSEVEKDGGSPQSEPAAPENERHVYKSVLEGGDIPFQGLRALNKRHGSTSSSKDSSPVHGDSPDEVLRRRHGDKEKILEEQRRLKREQEEADTASRRHTGIVPTHHQFITNERFGDLLNITDNTEKRKSGVEQRSPAMARFDFRAESVKELPFQKGDIVYIIRQVDQNWYEGEHHGRVGIFPQSYVELLPVTEKAQPKKSVPVQVLEYGEAVARFNFSGDTVVEMSFRKGERITLIRRVDENWYEGKISGTNRQGIFPVTYVEVLRRPRVKNGVEYMDPPASPSPQRSLNASPQLIRNRLTTSPLPLPRSHRRSVSPEVHAISSEWISLTVGGGSPPAAPTPPLPPLPTVSYRCGEYLPPPYSASPVPPITGSPYCISPGASPAASPLPPPHPPRPNSTTPFLTFTPPQVEEFLLSPPSPHLSRGMSPCSGPVLEGWLRGEKDLTEGDVTEGERAHAAQGNKPNGPAEFLRNEVDHHGRSSRSPVMLFDIQENNNVNSFAQPQSHSSSPEPSRLHCGIFQAMYSYVPQNEDELELKEGDLVSVMEKCDDGWFVGTSKRTKQFGTFPGNYVKEVKL; from the exons ATGAGATCCTCAAAGCTCGGCTGCAAAACTCTGGAGGCTCCAGACGTTCCAGTTGTCTGCAGACAGACGCCTCGCTGCGCACTTTATCAA GCCTCTCCAGAAGAGGGCAGCATAAGGCCGAGCGCTTCTCTCG TCCCGTCAGGCCCTCGAGCAGTTGGCGCCGTGAGGATCACACCTGTGGGCGCCATGAAAGGCTCTCCGGACCTCATTCCTGCAGCAG ATTTAGACCCCAGCAGAGTGAGCAAAGGGAGGGGTGTCGTCACTCTGAGGGCCACCCTCGTCCACATCGACGATGAAGGTCACATCACCGAAAAGCCAAACACCTTCACGACACCAA GGGACTGGACAAGCCGGATTAATGGTGACAGCTCCAAACCGGGGCTGGCGGAGGGGCAGAGGGACATAACAACTGAGCTGCCTCCTGTAAACAGCCTTCAGTACCAG GTGTATTCACCAGAACCCATCAACCAATTCCCGACCCCATCATCCGCCGACCCTCAGATCTGCATCACATCGGGTTCCAGCTCTGTTTATCCCTGCACCAGCACCGTTAACCCCACCatcgtgctgctgcagcacaacagAG cagagcagaacaAGCACCTTTCTCATTCCAGAG ATCCGACCCCAGAAAGGGACAAAAGTCCTGATCCCGGTAGAGACTCGGTCAGTCCGGGGCCTGACATGGACTGGACCAGAACGCGGCTGCCGCtgcactctcctcctctcaacaGACCCGTGGCGCCCGTACGG AACACTGAAAAATCCAAGGACTGGTACAAGACAATGTTCAAACAGATACACAAGATACCTG AGTCCATTGAGGAAAACCCTTATCGCCCCTCCTACATTTTCCCTGAGAACTATGACGTTCAGGTGAAATCAAAAG ACGATGGTCCCAGTCCATTCGGTTACTTGAAAGATG TGAAGACGGTCCCACGCTCAAAAAGCAACATTGAGGTGGATTCAAAAGGCTGCTCGATGCCTGTACCAGCGCGGTCCTCTTCCCTCAAACCCTCCACCAAAAG AAACGAGTGGGAGCCCCCGGATAAGAAAGTCGACACCAGGAAGTACCGCGCGGAGCCCAAGAGCATCTTTGAGTACGAGCCGGGGAAATCATCAGTGCTCAAGCTGGAGAGGACG GATGTAAGTCCAGAAGATGTAGATTTAGAGAATGAGCCTTGGTATAAATTCTTTTCAGAGATGGAGTTTGACAAAGCG AGTGCCCCCTCCTTCACTCCCCTGGAAACAGCCTCTGACCTGCAGAAGTA CTCCTCAAGTAAGTCTGGACACAGCGAGGTGGAGAAGGACGGTGGATCACCCCAGAGCGAGCCAGCGGCTCCAGAAAATGAACGCCATGTTTACAAAAGTGTCCTGGAGGGCGGTGACATTCCCTTCCAAGGCCTGCGGGCCTTAAACAAGCGCCATGGTAGCACCTCGTCCTCGAAAG ACTCATCCCCAGTGCATGGGGACAGCCCGGACGAAGTGCTGCGTCGACGCCATGGGGACAAAGAG AAAATCTTGGAAGAGCAGCGGCGGCTGAAGCGAGAACAGGAAGAGGCTGACACGGCATCCAGGCGACACACAGGCATTGTCCCGACTCACCACCAGTTTATCACCAACGAGCGCTTCGGGGACCTGCTTAACATCACAGATAACACGGAGAAAAGGAAGTCGGGCGTAGAG CAGAGGAGTCCGGCCATGGCTCGCTTTGACTTCAGGGCAGAAAGTGTTAA GGAGCTGCCGTTTCAGAAAGGAGACATTGTTTACATCATTCGACAGGTGGATCAAAACTGGTATGAAGGGGAACACCACGGCAGAGTGGGCATTTTCCCTCAGAGCTATGTGGAG ctacttcctgtcacaGAGAAGGCCCAGCCGAAGAAAAGTGTCccggtgcaggtgctggagtaCGGAGAGGCAGTGGCTCGCTTCAACTTCAGTGGGGACACTGTGGTGGAAATGTCTTTTAGAAAG GGAGAGAGGATCACGCTCATTCGCAGAGTGGATGAAAACTGGTATGAGGGCAAAATCTCAGGCACCAATCGTCAGGGCATCTTTCCCGTCACCTACGTGGAAGTGTTGCGAAGACCCCGTGTCAAAAATGGCGTGGAGTACATGGACCCTCCTGCCAGCCCTTCTCCACAGCGCAGCCTCAATGCCTCTCCTCAG CTGATTCGCAATCGCCTGACAACCTCCCCCTtgcccctccctcgctcccatCGCCGCTCCGTGTCCCCAGAGGTCCACGCCATCTCCTCTGAGTGGATCTCCCTGACTGTGGGAGGCGGTAGCCCGCCCGCCGCTCCCACGCCCCCCCTCCCGCCGCTGCCCACAGTGTCCTACCGCTGTGGCGAATATTTGCCTCCACCCTATTCTGCCAGCCCTGTGCCCCCAATCACAGGAAGCCCTTACTGCATCTCCCCTGGGGCCTCCCCGGCCGCCTCCCCACTTCCCCCGCCTCATCCACCCAGGCCAAActccaccacacccttcctcaccttcacaccacctcaagtggaggagttcCTGCTCTCCCCGCCGTCCCCGCATCTGTCACGCGGTATGAGTCCCTGCAGCGGACCGGTTCTGGAGGGATGGCTTAGGGGGGAGAAAGACTTAACCGAAGGGGATGtcacagagggggagagggccCACGCAGCACAGGGCAACAAGCCAAACGGCCCCGCAGAG TTTTTGAGGAATGAGGTGGACCATCAcggcaggagctccaggagcccTGTGATGCTGTTCGACATCCAAGAGAACAACAACGTCAACTCGTTTGCC CAACCCCAGTCCCACAGTAGCAGCCCAGAGCCCAGCCGTCTCCACTGTGGAAT TTTCCAGGCTATGTACAGCTACGTACCACAGAACGAGgatgagctggagctgaaggagggcgATCTAGTCAGCGTGATGGAGAAATGTGACGACGGCTGGTTTGTCG GTACCTCAAAGAGGACTAAACAGTTTGGGACATTTCCTGGGAATTATGTGAAGGAGGTGAAACTGTAA
- the sorbs1 gene encoding sorbin and SH3 domain-containing protein 1 isoform X4: MRSSKLGCKTLEAPDVPVVCRQTPRCALYQASPEEGSIRPSASLVPSGPRAVGAVRITPVGAMKGSPDLIPAADLDPSRVSKGRGVVTLRATLVHIDDEGHITEKPNTFTTPRDWTSRINGDSSKPGLAEGQRDITTELPPVNSLQYQVYSPEPINQFPTPSSADPQICITSGSSSVYPCTSTVNPTIVLLQHNRDPTPERDKSPDPGRDSVSPGPDMDWTRTRLPLHSPPLNRPVAPVRNTEKSKDWYKTMFKQIHKIPESIEENPYRPSYIFPENYDVQVKSKDDGPSPFGYLKDVKTVPRSKSNIEVDSKGCSMPVPARSSSLKPSTKRNEWEPPDKKVDTRKYRAEPKSIFEYEPGKSSVLKLERTDVSPEDVDLENEPWYKFFSEMEFDKASAPSFTPLETASDLQKYSSSKSGHSEVEKDGGSPQSEPAAPENERHVYKSVLEGGDIPFQGLRALNKRHGSTSSSKDSSPVHGDSPDEVLRRRHGDKEKILEEQRRLKREQEEADTASRRHTGIVPTHHQFITNERFGDLLNITDNTEKRKSGVEQRSPAMARFDFRAESVKELPFQKGDIVYIIRQVDQNWYEGEHHGRVGIFPQSYVELLPVTEKAQPKKSVPVQVLEYGEAVARFNFSGDTVVEMSFRKGERITLIRRVDENWYEGKISGTNRQGIFPVTYVEVLRRPRVKNGVEYMDPPASPSPQRSLNASPQLIRNRLTTSPLPLPRSHRRSVSPEVHAISSEWISLTVGGGSPPAAPTPPLPPLPTVSYRCGEYLPPPYSASPVPPITGSPYCISPGASPAASPLPPPHPPRPNSTTPFLTFTPPQVEEFLLSPPSPHLSRGMSPCSGPVLEGWLRGEKDLTEGDVTEGERAHAAQGNKPNGPAEFLRNEVDHHGRSSRSPVMLFDIQENNNVNSFAQPQSHSSSPEPSRLHCGIFQAMYSYVPQNEDELELKEGDLVSVMEKCDDGWFVGTSKRTKQFGTFPGNYVKEVKL; this comes from the exons ATGAGATCCTCAAAGCTCGGCTGCAAAACTCTGGAGGCTCCAGACGTTCCAGTTGTCTGCAGACAGACGCCTCGCTGCGCACTTTATCAA GCCTCTCCAGAAGAGGGCAGCATAAGGCCGAGCGCTTCTCTCG TCCCGTCAGGCCCTCGAGCAGTTGGCGCCGTGAGGATCACACCTGTGGGCGCCATGAAAGGCTCTCCGGACCTCATTCCTGCAGCAG ATTTAGACCCCAGCAGAGTGAGCAAAGGGAGGGGTGTCGTCACTCTGAGGGCCACCCTCGTCCACATCGACGATGAAGGTCACATCACCGAAAAGCCAAACACCTTCACGACACCAA GGGACTGGACAAGCCGGATTAATGGTGACAGCTCCAAACCGGGGCTGGCGGAGGGGCAGAGGGACATAACAACTGAGCTGCCTCCTGTAAACAGCCTTCAGTACCAG GTGTATTCACCAGAACCCATCAACCAATTCCCGACCCCATCATCCGCCGACCCTCAGATCTGCATCACATCGGGTTCCAGCTCTGTTTATCCCTGCACCAGCACCGTTAACCCCACCatcgtgctgctgcagcacaacagAG ATCCGACCCCAGAAAGGGACAAAAGTCCTGATCCCGGTAGAGACTCGGTCAGTCCGGGGCCTGACATGGACTGGACCAGAACGCGGCTGCCGCtgcactctcctcctctcaacaGACCCGTGGCGCCCGTACGG AACACTGAAAAATCCAAGGACTGGTACAAGACAATGTTCAAACAGATACACAAGATACCTG AGTCCATTGAGGAAAACCCTTATCGCCCCTCCTACATTTTCCCTGAGAACTATGACGTTCAGGTGAAATCAAAAG ACGATGGTCCCAGTCCATTCGGTTACTTGAAAGATG TGAAGACGGTCCCACGCTCAAAAAGCAACATTGAGGTGGATTCAAAAGGCTGCTCGATGCCTGTACCAGCGCGGTCCTCTTCCCTCAAACCCTCCACCAAAAG AAACGAGTGGGAGCCCCCGGATAAGAAAGTCGACACCAGGAAGTACCGCGCGGAGCCCAAGAGCATCTTTGAGTACGAGCCGGGGAAATCATCAGTGCTCAAGCTGGAGAGGACG GATGTAAGTCCAGAAGATGTAGATTTAGAGAATGAGCCTTGGTATAAATTCTTTTCAGAGATGGAGTTTGACAAAGCG AGTGCCCCCTCCTTCACTCCCCTGGAAACAGCCTCTGACCTGCAGAAGTA CTCCTCAAGTAAGTCTGGACACAGCGAGGTGGAGAAGGACGGTGGATCACCCCAGAGCGAGCCAGCGGCTCCAGAAAATGAACGCCATGTTTACAAAAGTGTCCTGGAGGGCGGTGACATTCCCTTCCAAGGCCTGCGGGCCTTAAACAAGCGCCATGGTAGCACCTCGTCCTCGAAAG ACTCATCCCCAGTGCATGGGGACAGCCCGGACGAAGTGCTGCGTCGACGCCATGGGGACAAAGAG AAAATCTTGGAAGAGCAGCGGCGGCTGAAGCGAGAACAGGAAGAGGCTGACACGGCATCCAGGCGACACACAGGCATTGTCCCGACTCACCACCAGTTTATCACCAACGAGCGCTTCGGGGACCTGCTTAACATCACAGATAACACGGAGAAAAGGAAGTCGGGCGTAGAG CAGAGGAGTCCGGCCATGGCTCGCTTTGACTTCAGGGCAGAAAGTGTTAA GGAGCTGCCGTTTCAGAAAGGAGACATTGTTTACATCATTCGACAGGTGGATCAAAACTGGTATGAAGGGGAACACCACGGCAGAGTGGGCATTTTCCCTCAGAGCTATGTGGAG ctacttcctgtcacaGAGAAGGCCCAGCCGAAGAAAAGTGTCccggtgcaggtgctggagtaCGGAGAGGCAGTGGCTCGCTTCAACTTCAGTGGGGACACTGTGGTGGAAATGTCTTTTAGAAAG GGAGAGAGGATCACGCTCATTCGCAGAGTGGATGAAAACTGGTATGAGGGCAAAATCTCAGGCACCAATCGTCAGGGCATCTTTCCCGTCACCTACGTGGAAGTGTTGCGAAGACCCCGTGTCAAAAATGGCGTGGAGTACATGGACCCTCCTGCCAGCCCTTCTCCACAGCGCAGCCTCAATGCCTCTCCTCAG CTGATTCGCAATCGCCTGACAACCTCCCCCTtgcccctccctcgctcccatCGCCGCTCCGTGTCCCCAGAGGTCCACGCCATCTCCTCTGAGTGGATCTCCCTGACTGTGGGAGGCGGTAGCCCGCCCGCCGCTCCCACGCCCCCCCTCCCGCCGCTGCCCACAGTGTCCTACCGCTGTGGCGAATATTTGCCTCCACCCTATTCTGCCAGCCCTGTGCCCCCAATCACAGGAAGCCCTTACTGCATCTCCCCTGGGGCCTCCCCGGCCGCCTCCCCACTTCCCCCGCCTCATCCACCCAGGCCAAActccaccacacccttcctcaccttcacaccacctcaagtggaggagttcCTGCTCTCCCCGCCGTCCCCGCATCTGTCACGCGGTATGAGTCCCTGCAGCGGACCGGTTCTGGAGGGATGGCTTAGGGGGGAGAAAGACTTAACCGAAGGGGATGtcacagagggggagagggccCACGCAGCACAGGGCAACAAGCCAAACGGCCCCGCAGAG TTTTTGAGGAATGAGGTGGACCATCAcggcaggagctccaggagcccTGTGATGCTGTTCGACATCCAAGAGAACAACAACGTCAACTCGTTTGCC CAACCCCAGTCCCACAGTAGCAGCCCAGAGCCCAGCCGTCTCCACTGTGGAAT TTTCCAGGCTATGTACAGCTACGTACCACAGAACGAGgatgagctggagctgaaggagggcgATCTAGTCAGCGTGATGGAGAAATGTGACGACGGCTGGTTTGTCG GTACCTCAAAGAGGACTAAACAGTTTGGGACATTTCCTGGGAATTATGTGAAGGAGGTGAAACTGTAA
- the sorbs1 gene encoding sorbin and SH3 domain-containing protein 1 isoform X6 — MRSSKLGCKTLEAPDVPVVCRQTPRCALYQASPEEGSIRPSASLVPSGPRAVGAVRITPVGAMKGSPDLIPAADLDPSRVSKGRGVVTLRATLVHIDDEGHITEKPNTFTTPRDWTSRINGDSSKPGLAEGQRDITTELPPVNSLQYQVYSPEPINQFPTPSSADPQICITSGSSSVYPCTSTVNPTIVLLQHNRAEQNKHLSHSRDPTPERDKSPDPGRDSVSPGPDMDWTRTRLPLHSPPLNRPVAPVRNTEKSKDWYKTMFKQIHKIPESIEENPYRPSYIFPENYDVQVKSKDDGPSPFGYLKDVKTVPRSKSNIEVDSKGCSMPVPARSSSLKPSTKRNEWEPPDKKVDTRKYRAEPKSIFEYEPGKSSVLKLERTSAPSFTPLETASDLQKYSSSKSGHSEVEKDGGSPQSEPAAPENERHVYKSVLEGGDIPFQGLRALNKRHGSTSSSKDSSPVHGDSPDEVLRRRHGDKEKILEEQRRLKREQEEADTASRRHTGIVPTHHQFITNERFGDLLNITDNTEKRKSGVEQRSPAMARFDFRAESVKELPFQKGDIVYIIRQVDQNWYEGEHHGRVGIFPQSYVELLPVTEKAQPKKSVPVQVLEYGEAVARFNFSGDTVVEMSFRKGERITLIRRVDENWYEGKISGTNRQGIFPVTYVEVLRRPRVKNGVEYMDPPASPSPQRSLNASPQLIRNRLTTSPLPLPRSHRRSVSPEVHAISSEWISLTVGGGSPPAAPTPPLPPLPTVSYRCGEYLPPPYSASPVPPITGSPYCISPGASPAASPLPPPHPPRPNSTTPFLTFTPPQVEEFLLSPPSPHLSRGMSPCSGPVLEGWLRGEKDLTEGDVTEGERAHAAQGNKPNGPAEFLRNEVDHHGRSSRSPVMLFDIQENNNVNSFAQPQSHSSSPEPSRLHCGIFQAMYSYVPQNEDELELKEGDLVSVMEKCDDGWFVGTSKRTKQFGTFPGNYVKEVKL, encoded by the exons ATGAGATCCTCAAAGCTCGGCTGCAAAACTCTGGAGGCTCCAGACGTTCCAGTTGTCTGCAGACAGACGCCTCGCTGCGCACTTTATCAA GCCTCTCCAGAAGAGGGCAGCATAAGGCCGAGCGCTTCTCTCG TCCCGTCAGGCCCTCGAGCAGTTGGCGCCGTGAGGATCACACCTGTGGGCGCCATGAAAGGCTCTCCGGACCTCATTCCTGCAGCAG ATTTAGACCCCAGCAGAGTGAGCAAAGGGAGGGGTGTCGTCACTCTGAGGGCCACCCTCGTCCACATCGACGATGAAGGTCACATCACCGAAAAGCCAAACACCTTCACGACACCAA GGGACTGGACAAGCCGGATTAATGGTGACAGCTCCAAACCGGGGCTGGCGGAGGGGCAGAGGGACATAACAACTGAGCTGCCTCCTGTAAACAGCCTTCAGTACCAG GTGTATTCACCAGAACCCATCAACCAATTCCCGACCCCATCATCCGCCGACCCTCAGATCTGCATCACATCGGGTTCCAGCTCTGTTTATCCCTGCACCAGCACCGTTAACCCCACCatcgtgctgctgcagcacaacagAG cagagcagaacaAGCACCTTTCTCATTCCAGAG ATCCGACCCCAGAAAGGGACAAAAGTCCTGATCCCGGTAGAGACTCGGTCAGTCCGGGGCCTGACATGGACTGGACCAGAACGCGGCTGCCGCtgcactctcctcctctcaacaGACCCGTGGCGCCCGTACGG AACACTGAAAAATCCAAGGACTGGTACAAGACAATGTTCAAACAGATACACAAGATACCTG AGTCCATTGAGGAAAACCCTTATCGCCCCTCCTACATTTTCCCTGAGAACTATGACGTTCAGGTGAAATCAAAAG ACGATGGTCCCAGTCCATTCGGTTACTTGAAAGATG TGAAGACGGTCCCACGCTCAAAAAGCAACATTGAGGTGGATTCAAAAGGCTGCTCGATGCCTGTACCAGCGCGGTCCTCTTCCCTCAAACCCTCCACCAAAAG AAACGAGTGGGAGCCCCCGGATAAGAAAGTCGACACCAGGAAGTACCGCGCGGAGCCCAAGAGCATCTTTGAGTACGAGCCGGGGAAATCATCAGTGCTCAAGCTGGAGAGGACG AGTGCCCCCTCCTTCACTCCCCTGGAAACAGCCTCTGACCTGCAGAAGTA CTCCTCAAGTAAGTCTGGACACAGCGAGGTGGAGAAGGACGGTGGATCACCCCAGAGCGAGCCAGCGGCTCCAGAAAATGAACGCCATGTTTACAAAAGTGTCCTGGAGGGCGGTGACATTCCCTTCCAAGGCCTGCGGGCCTTAAACAAGCGCCATGGTAGCACCTCGTCCTCGAAAG ACTCATCCCCAGTGCATGGGGACAGCCCGGACGAAGTGCTGCGTCGACGCCATGGGGACAAAGAG AAAATCTTGGAAGAGCAGCGGCGGCTGAAGCGAGAACAGGAAGAGGCTGACACGGCATCCAGGCGACACACAGGCATTGTCCCGACTCACCACCAGTTTATCACCAACGAGCGCTTCGGGGACCTGCTTAACATCACAGATAACACGGAGAAAAGGAAGTCGGGCGTAGAG CAGAGGAGTCCGGCCATGGCTCGCTTTGACTTCAGGGCAGAAAGTGTTAA GGAGCTGCCGTTTCAGAAAGGAGACATTGTTTACATCATTCGACAGGTGGATCAAAACTGGTATGAAGGGGAACACCACGGCAGAGTGGGCATTTTCCCTCAGAGCTATGTGGAG ctacttcctgtcacaGAGAAGGCCCAGCCGAAGAAAAGTGTCccggtgcaggtgctggagtaCGGAGAGGCAGTGGCTCGCTTCAACTTCAGTGGGGACACTGTGGTGGAAATGTCTTTTAGAAAG GGAGAGAGGATCACGCTCATTCGCAGAGTGGATGAAAACTGGTATGAGGGCAAAATCTCAGGCACCAATCGTCAGGGCATCTTTCCCGTCACCTACGTGGAAGTGTTGCGAAGACCCCGTGTCAAAAATGGCGTGGAGTACATGGACCCTCCTGCCAGCCCTTCTCCACAGCGCAGCCTCAATGCCTCTCCTCAG CTGATTCGCAATCGCCTGACAACCTCCCCCTtgcccctccctcgctcccatCGCCGCTCCGTGTCCCCAGAGGTCCACGCCATCTCCTCTGAGTGGATCTCCCTGACTGTGGGAGGCGGTAGCCCGCCCGCCGCTCCCACGCCCCCCCTCCCGCCGCTGCCCACAGTGTCCTACCGCTGTGGCGAATATTTGCCTCCACCCTATTCTGCCAGCCCTGTGCCCCCAATCACAGGAAGCCCTTACTGCATCTCCCCTGGGGCCTCCCCGGCCGCCTCCCCACTTCCCCCGCCTCATCCACCCAGGCCAAActccaccacacccttcctcaccttcacaccacctcaagtggaggagttcCTGCTCTCCCCGCCGTCCCCGCATCTGTCACGCGGTATGAGTCCCTGCAGCGGACCGGTTCTGGAGGGATGGCTTAGGGGGGAGAAAGACTTAACCGAAGGGGATGtcacagagggggagagggccCACGCAGCACAGGGCAACAAGCCAAACGGCCCCGCAGAG TTTTTGAGGAATGAGGTGGACCATCAcggcaggagctccaggagcccTGTGATGCTGTTCGACATCCAAGAGAACAACAACGTCAACTCGTTTGCC CAACCCCAGTCCCACAGTAGCAGCCCAGAGCCCAGCCGTCTCCACTGTGGAAT TTTCCAGGCTATGTACAGCTACGTACCACAGAACGAGgatgagctggagctgaaggagggcgATCTAGTCAGCGTGATGGAGAAATGTGACGACGGCTGGTTTGTCG GTACCTCAAAGAGGACTAAACAGTTTGGGACATTTCCTGGGAATTATGTGAAGGAGGTGAAACTGTAA